The nucleotide window GGGAGGTCGGTGCGCTCGCCGAAGAGCAGGCCGGCGAGGAGCGCGGCGGAGGCGGGCGGAAGCGCACCCGTGATCGCCGCGAGCGCGCGGGCGCGGACGCGCGCCGACCAGGGCGGGCGCGGCTCGTCGAGCGCCACCAGGCGCTCGGCGCGCGCCGAGCCCGTGACGCGGATGCCGTCGCGCGCGAGGTGCGCCGCGTAGTCCAAGCCGCCGGGGTTGTGGAAGCCGGTCGCCGGGACGAGCTTCAGGTCGGCGGCGATCCGCTGGCCCTCGGCGAGCGGCGGCGGCTCGCCGTACACGGTCGCCTGGACGCGACCCGACCGCGGGGCGTCGTCCACGCGCTCGGTCTCGATCAGGAGGCGCGCGCGGTCGGCCGCGAGCCTGACGGGCGCGGCGGCGAGCCGTCCCTCCACGCGCGCGAGCCGCGGCAGCTCGAGCCGCGCGACGTGGTCGGGCGCGAGCGCCGGCTCGGCCCCGCGCAGGGCGCCGGCCGCCGTCACCCCCACGAGGAGCGCCCACGCCGCCCACGACCGACGTCCGAGGGCGAGGAGCGTCGCGCATGCGACGCTCGCCGTGATCCACGCCGCCCACGCCACGTCGGCGCGCGCCCACGGCGCCGAGGCGATGCCCGCGGCGAAGCCCGCCGCCACCGGCACGAAGGGCATGCGGTCGAGGATCACTCGGCGCTTCCCACCAGCGGCCGCAGGCGCTCGATCTTCGCGCGTCCGAGGCCGCGGACCCGACGCAGGTCGTCCACGCTCGCGAAGCGCCCCGCGGCCTCGCGCGCGGCGACGATCCGCGCGGCGAGCGCCCGGCCGACGCCGGGGAGCCCCGCAAGCTCGTCGAGGCCGGCGCGGTTGAGGTCCACGGGTGCCCCCGGCGCCTTCGCCGTCGGCGCGCGCGGCCGGGACGCGGGCACGCGCC belongs to Candidatus Methylomirabilota bacterium and includes:
- a CDS encoding helix-hairpin-helix domain-containing protein, encoding MTPYTRHQLLVLLVVLLGTGLGLAVGHWRRAHPDLVERLERLDRGALPETREAPVAPRGVVGGPTRAGPAGLRSDTRGRVPASRPRAPTAKAPGAPVDLNRAGLDELAGLPGVGRALAARIVAAREAAGRFASVDDLRRVRGLGRAKIERLRPLVGSAE